The following are from one region of the Polyangiaceae bacterium genome:
- a CDS encoding aldo/keto reductase: MAEHDLSRRNVLALGGAASAVALLGERRAAAAKKSHPQVPRRVLGKTGQKIPILLVGGGAGFKAKLDPRISVALRHGVDYIDTARKYAGGRSEPRAAETLKRLGALDKTWITSKTGHWTADGLAKDVDATLKNIGRSKVDLYFLHGLDELGPLDDKALIKTVERLKKEGKIRFFGFSCHAGNVVELLHAASKRSFVDAVMFRYNFRKYGDKELHRAIDAAHKANVGLIAMKTQASEIGLEDAIAKFEKTGKYNKYQAALKAVWADQRISAAVSHMENIRQVKENIAAALDKKSLTLGEHKALRRYAEATRPHACDGCDHHCGAAAGAALRVGDALRYLMYHDSYGQKAEARALYRALPAEARRLEGADLTAARRACPHGVDVEAKLLRARRVLG; this comes from the coding sequence ATGGCTGAGCACGATCTGTCCCGTCGCAACGTCCTGGCCCTCGGCGGCGCCGCTTCCGCGGTAGCACTGCTCGGCGAACGCCGCGCCGCCGCTGCCAAGAAGAGCCACCCGCAGGTCCCACGCCGGGTGCTGGGAAAGACCGGACAGAAGATCCCGATCCTGCTCGTCGGCGGCGGCGCCGGTTTCAAGGCCAAGCTCGATCCGCGCATCTCCGTCGCCCTGCGCCACGGGGTGGACTACATCGACACCGCGCGCAAGTACGCCGGGGGTCGCTCCGAACCGCGCGCCGCGGAAACTCTCAAACGCCTCGGTGCGCTCGACAAGACCTGGATCACCAGCAAGACCGGCCACTGGACGGCGGACGGCCTGGCCAAGGACGTCGACGCCACGCTGAAGAACATCGGTCGCTCCAAGGTGGATCTGTACTTCTTGCACGGCCTGGACGAGCTCGGACCCCTCGACGACAAGGCGCTCATCAAGACCGTGGAGCGTTTGAAGAAGGAGGGAAAGATCCGCTTCTTCGGCTTTTCGTGTCACGCCGGCAACGTGGTGGAGCTGCTGCACGCGGCCAGCAAGCGGAGCTTCGTGGACGCGGTGATGTTCCGCTACAACTTCCGCAAGTACGGCGACAAGGAGCTCCACCGTGCCATCGACGCAGCCCACAAGGCGAACGTCGGGCTCATCGCGATGAAGACGCAGGCCTCGGAGATCGGCCTGGAAGACGCAATCGCCAAGTTCGAGAAGACGGGCAAGTACAACAAGTACCAAGCCGCCCTCAAGGCCGTGTGGGCGGACCAACGCATCAGCGCCGCGGTCTCCCACATGGAGAACATCCGGCAGGTGAAGGAGAACATCGCCGCCGCGCTGGACAAGAAGAGCCTCACCCTGGGGGAGCACAAGGCGCTTCGCCGCTACGCCGAAGCGACGCGGCCGCACGCCTGTGACGGGTGCGATCACCACTGCGGTGCGGCGGCGGGTGCCGCCCTTCGGGTCGGCGATGCGCTTCGTTACCTGATGTACCACGACAGCTACGGCCAGAAGGCCGAGGCCCGCGCCCTGTACCGTGCGCTCCCCGCGGAGGCGCGGCGCCTCGAAGGCGCGGACCTCACCGCGGCCCGTCGCGCCTGCCCTCACGGCGTGGACGTGGAAGCGAAGCTGCTACGCGCGCGCCGCGTTCTCGGCTGA